The following are from one region of the Aequoribacter fuscus genome:
- a CDS encoding ATPase AAA, translated as MLPANIDDVVLTHSAEERHIKRLVMGKLSFPNHAKSGLLLYGKYGTGKTTLAHLLAVLLEHLHADDSDKTSYNWCYDYRSTRVSVTPEQSAMADVTPASFTLINCGKHHSNSSTSVVQRIEDISLNSLKYGCVAGSFNHFVLDELDCWSAAAQANLKGLITDSPAWNIFYVTTNKRYDIDEGIISRCINVELNGGEPERHLRVLRQHYEHLANYTDEQLTGVVTASGGDWRELEDAACRL; from the coding sequence ATGTTACCTGCAAATATTGATGACGTTGTGCTCACTCACTCAGCTGAAGAACGGCACATAAAGCGACTAGTGATGGGGAAGCTAAGCTTCCCCAATCACGCCAAAAGCGGATTGCTGCTGTACGGCAAATACGGCACTGGTAAAACCACTCTGGCTCACTTGTTAGCCGTTTTACTAGAGCATCTGCACGCGGATGACTCAGATAAAACCAGCTACAACTGGTGCTACGACTATCGCAGCACGCGAGTCAGCGTCACACCAGAACAATCAGCGATGGCTGACGTGACGCCAGCCAGCTTTACACTCATCAACTGCGGCAAGCATCACAGCAACAGCAGCACGAGCGTGGTGCAGCGTATTGAGGACATCAGCCTCAACAGTCTGAAATATGGCTGTGTGGCTGGCAGCTTCAACCACTTTGTACTTGATGAGCTGGACTGCTGGAGTGCGGCTGCACAAGCCAACCTGAAAGGACTCATCACTGACAGCCCTGCGTGGAATATCTTCTATGTGACAACCAATAAGAGGTACGACATTGACGAAGGCATCATCAGCAGGTGCATCAATGTTGAGCTTAATGGAGGTGAGCCAGAGCGGCACTTGCGAGTGCTTCGTCAGCACTATGAGCATCTGGCGAACTACACAGATGAGCAGCTGACTGGCGTGGTGACAGCTAGTGGTGGTGATTGGCGAGAGCTGGAGGATGCTGCATGTAGATTGTGA
- a CDS encoding tyrosine-type recombinase/integrase: MKQARVLNDKELRTVLNSTKLTRYQHRNRLMVMLSYCAGLRACEIASLRIGDVMGSNGEAKHTILLERWQTKGAQRQQAVVSEKLRKEITQYIREHRAKAPAGAPLLASQKGGAFSSQTIQQVFRQLYEQVGMDGASSHSGRRTMLTKLAERGVHARVIQQIARHSSLATTQRYIEVSPHLLRNAVEML, from the coding sequence ATGAAGCAAGCACGTGTTTTGAACGACAAGGAACTACGAACTGTTCTCAACAGCACCAAGCTGACGAGATACCAACACAGGAACAGGCTGATGGTGATGCTTAGCTACTGTGCAGGACTGCGGGCATGTGAGATTGCCAGCTTGCGAATTGGGGATGTGATGGGCAGTAATGGGGAAGCAAAGCACACTATTCTGCTTGAGCGCTGGCAAACCAAAGGCGCACAGCGTCAGCAAGCTGTTGTGAGCGAGAAGCTGAGGAAGGAAATTACCCAGTACATACGAGAGCACAGAGCCAAAGCACCTGCGGGAGCCCCACTACTAGCGAGCCAAAAAGGTGGGGCTTTCAGCAGCCAGACAATCCAGCAGGTGTTTCGCCAGCTCTATGAGCAAGTGGGCATGGATGGGGCGAGCAGCCACAGCGGGCGTCGCACCATGCTCACCAAACTAGCCGAGCGTGGGGTTCATGCCCGTGTAATTCAGCAGATTGCGCGGCACAGCAGCTTGGCGACCACTCAACGGTACATTGAGGTTTCACCCCATTTGCTGCGCAACGCCGTGGAGATGCTCTAG